A single genomic interval of Spinacia oleracea cultivar Varoflay chromosome 6, BTI_SOV_V1, whole genome shotgun sequence harbors:
- the LOC110802771 gene encoding uncharacterized protein has product MAAKQTVSLSEAEKAAMVKQRAAKLVEMMKGRDDGIRTRGMKNADLNVAASSLRSAPITTLAEMMKGRDDGIRTRGMKNADLNVAASSLRSAPIITKTRKKIHVCASFNVSPSPYYCKPRNIPVFGSFPAEGAQFLMPGEEDMRPHQKPDKLVIHTSPLFDLFYVESDANSSNGSSPTPPHKVLDFEESVHSSQTDIAEVMAIESKTVGEQLAEMKGMIMKLMNDGEEKDEEIKKQNENISSLTKKLKKRTEDSTDEENDDSEGSMTSQPSKKGGKHDDSFTMKKIQDT; this is encoded by the coding sequence ATGGCCGCTAAACAAACCGTTTCCCTGTCCGAAGCTGAGAAGGCTGCCATGGTGAAACAAAGGGCGGCAAAACTTGTTGAGATGATGAAAGGACGTGACGATGGTATACGTACCAGAGGAATGAAGAATGCCGATTTGAACGTGGCCGCTTCAAGTCTACGATCGGCGCCTATCACCACACTTGCTGAGATGATGAAAGGACGTGACGATGGTATACGTACCAGAGGAATGAAGAATGCCGATTTGAACGTGGCCGCTTCAAGTCTACGATCGGCGCCTATCATCACCAAGACAAGGAAGAAAATCCATGTCTGTGCCTCCTTTAACGTGTCCCCAAGTCCGTATTACTGCAAGCCCCGCAACATCCCCGTGTTCGGGTCATTTCCTGCTGAAGGTGCACAATTCCTCATGCCCGGTGAAGAAGATATGCGTCCTCACCAAAAGCCTGACAAGTTGGTCATCCACACCAGTCCTTTGTTCGATCTGTTCTATGTAGAAAGCGATGCAAATAGTAGTAACGGGTCTTCTCCAACACCACCCCATAAAGTATTAGATTTTGAAGAGTCGGTCCACTCCTCACAAACCGACATTGCGGAGGTGATGGCGATTGAATCCAAGACCGTTGGAGAGCAACTTGCTGAAATGAAGGGTATGATCATGAAGCTCATGAATGATGGCGAGGAGAAAGACGAGGAGATCAAAAAGCAGAATGAGAATATTTCCTCCTTAACCAAGAAGCTCAAGAAACGTACGGAAGATAGCACAGACGAAGAGAACGACGACTCTGAAGGGAGTATGACTTCACAACCTAGCAAAAAGGGTGGAAAACATGATGACTCGTTCACCATGAAGAAGATCCAGGatacttag